The Sphingomonas crocodyli genome contains the following window.
GCCGAGCGCGAGCGCGAAGGCGGTGAGGCCGAGGGCCCCGCCCGAAAGCGGGGGTATCTCGGCGCCGCCCGCAGGGCCGGGGCCGGCCATCTTACCGGCCCGTACCGCGGTTGGCGGCGATGATGCGCTGGATATCGGCTTCGACGCCGGCGCCCAGTGCATCGCTCTGCTTGCTCTGGAAGCCGCCCGATGCGGGCTGCGCGAGCAGCGGACCCGAACGATCGGTCACGTCGACCTCGGCCATCACCGACATGCCGATCCGTAACGGATGCTCGCGCAGTTCCTTCGGGTTGAGCGCGATGCGGACGGGCAGACGCTGGACGATCTTGATCCAGTTGCCGCTGGCATTCTGCGGCGGCAGCAGCGCGAAGGCGTTGCCGGTCCCGGCGCCCAGGCCGATCACATGGCCGTGATAGACCGCATCGTCGCCATAGACGTCGGCGGTGACGGTCGCAGGCTGGCCGATGCGGATGTTGCGCAGCTGGGTCTCGCGGAAGTTGGCGTCGATCCACACCTTGTCGAGCGGGACGACCGCCATCAGCGGCGTGCCCGGCGCGACCTGCTGGCCCAGCTGGACGCTGCGCTGCGCGATCACGCCGTCGACCGGCGCGGTCAGGTGCATGTGCCCGCGCGAAATGGCCGCGGTGCGATAGCGCGCGATGGCGGCCAGGACGGCGGGGTTGGTCTCGACACTGGCGCCCTGCACGCTGGTGCGCGCCTGGGCGAGCCGGCTCTGCGCGAGCTGGAGTGCGGCGTTCGCGGTGGTCACGGCGTCGCGGGCATGCGCGACCTCTTCGCCCGAAACCGCGCCATCGGCGGCCGCGCGCTGGCGGCGGCCAAGGTCGTTGCGCGCCTTGGCGAGTTCGGCCTGCGCCTGCGCGACGGCGGCCTTGCCTTCGTCGACCGCCGAGAAGTTCGACCGGACCGAGCGGACGGCGCGGGCGAGTTCGGCGCCGGCCTGCGCCAGCGACACGTCGGACTGCGCGGGATCGAGGTCGATCAACGGATCGCCCGCCTTCACGCCCTCGGTATTGTCGGCGTGGATCGCCAGCACGGTCGCGGGCTCACGGCTCGTGATCGCGACGATGTCGCCCGCGACATAAGCGTCGTCGGTTTCCTGCACGTCGCCCGCGAAGAAGATCGCATGGACGCCCCAGGCGATCAGCCCGAGCAGGACGACGACCCCCAGGATCAGGAAGGCGCGCTTGCGTGTGTTCGACTTGCCTTCGGTTTCATCGACGGGCGGGGCGGCGGGGGGCGTCGCGCCGGGCACGGAAGCATCATCCACGGGATCGGGACGGCTGGAGCTGTTGTCGGTCATGGCTGGGCCTCGGGGGGGGTCTGGTTCGCGACTGCAAGCGCGGGAGCGGGAGTGAAATCGCCGCCGATCGCGGCGACGAGCTGAATACGGCGGATCGCGCCATTGGCGGCGAGATCGATCTGCGCCTGCCGTGCGGCGAGCAGGCGGGTATCGGATTCGAGGACATCGAGCTGCGATGCGAGCCCGGTTTCGACGCGGGTGCGATCAAGCCGGACGACATCCTGCAGGCCGGCGAGCACGTTCGCCTGTTCGGCGGCGTCGCCCTGATTGGCGCGGACCAGCGCGATCGCATCGGCGGTGTCGCGCACCGCGCGGACGACCGAGTCGTTATACTCGGCGATCGCGACGTCGACCTGGCCGGTCGCGCGCTTGTAGTCGGCCTTCAGCCGACCGCCCTCGAAGATCGGCAGGCTCAGCGACGGACCCGCGCCATAGGTGCGCGAACCCCATTCGGTGAGGTTGCCGAGGCCGAGCGCCTGGAAACCGAACGAGCCGAGCAGGTTGATGTTCGGATAGAAGGCCTTCTTCGCCACATCACGCCCTGCGCTGGCGGCCGCGATCCGCGCCTGCCCGGCGAGCAGATCGGGGCGACGGCCCAGCAGGTCGGCGGGCAAAGCGGTGGGCAGCGGCACGGCGCGATCGAAGGCCAGGGTGGTCGTGCCGATCGTGTCGTAATAATCGGCGCCGCGGCCGGCGAGCGCGGCGAGCGCGTGGACCATCGTTTCGCGCTGCGCCTGTGCGCGCAATTCGGCCTGCCGCGCCTGGGCGAGCAGAGTGTCCGCCGTGCGCGCCTCGAAATTGCTCGCCAGCTGGTTGCGGATCCGCGACTGGATCAGCGTCACCGAACGCTGGCGCGCGGTCACGAAATCGGCCGCGACCTTGATCTGCTGTTCGGCGCGGGCCAGTTCGACATAGGTCTGCGCGACCGATGCGCTGAGCGCGAGCCGCGCGGCGGCGGCGTCAAGCGCGGCGGCATCGGCCGATGCCTTGGCTTCATCGAGCGCGGCCTTCTGCTTGCCGAAGAAGTCGAGCGACCAGCTGACATTGGCGGCGGCATTGCCGACCCACTGGGTCGATCCGCCGAAGGGGGGCGGGATGATGTAATTTTCAGGCAGGCGGGTGCGCTGTTCCTGCGCGCTCGCCGTCACGCTGGGCAGGGTGCCGGCACGCGCCGTTTCGATCCCCGCCTGCGCAATCCGCATCCGCGCCATCGCACCGGCCAGTGTCGGGCTGCCCGACAGCGCATCGGCCATGATCCGATCGAGCTGGGGATCGCCCAGCGCCTTCCACCAGTCGACGGCCACGGGCACGCCCGTCACGCCGCCCGACAGCCCGACTTCGGGCGCGCCGATCGGCTTCAGCGCCGGATTGATCCCGCGCGGCGCGCAGCCGGCGAGCAGCAGGGCGGCCAGGGCCGCGCCACCAACGAACTTTCTCATGCCTTGTTGTCCTCGTCGTCGAGGGTGCCGAGCAGCCGGTGAAGCAGGGATATCAGCGTTTCGGCTTCGTCTCGTGTGAAAATCGAAAGATGGTCGTTCCAAAGATCCATCATGATCGGGGTCAGCCGATCGAGCATTTCCTGACCAGCCTCGGTCGTCTCAAGATTGACGACGCGACGATCGGCCTTGTCGCGGATGCGGACGATCAGCCCGCGTTCGTCGAGCTGGTCGAGCATGCGCGTGACGGCGCCGCTATTGTGGCCGAGACATTTGGAAATCTCGCCCGCGGTGATCGCCAGCCGATGGCGGATGTGGAACATCGCGATCCACTGGGACAGGTTGATATCCTGATCGGCGAACATCGCCTCGGCGCGCGCCGTCCCCAGCTTTTTCAGCCGGTGGACGAGATAACCGATCGAGCGTTCGGGGACGAAATCGGCTTTGCTGTAGAAGGGGTCGCGCATAAACTGCCTGTGCAATCACTGCATAGGCAGCATTTACATTCGTGTCAGCCGAGTCGCAAGATACTATTTCTCTATTGTTGCTCGCGGTCGTTTCAGACCGGTGACTCGCCGATCACATTGCCGCCCTCAAGATAGCGGCAGACGAGGAATTCGTCATGTTTCCCTCGGGTTAGGGCGCAGCCGACCCGCTTCGTCGATCGCCAGATCAACTGGGTGTAATGGCCGACATCGTCGAGCCGCCCGGTGCGGCTGTTCACCGGGAAGATGCCTGGGCGATAGTAACGGCGCTCGGCCGCCCACAGGCCGACCATCATCTCGGGCGTATAATAGCCGCGCGTGCCGGCCCACAGATTCTCACCTTGGGGATTGAGCGAAGAGTCGCGCGAATGGACGAGGCGTCCGATCCGGCTGAGGTGCCGACCCCATAGGCCGGCTTCGCCCGCCAGCCGATCGTCCCACTCCAGCGGCGGGACGCCGACCTGCGCGCGGACTCGGTTGTGCGCGGCGAGCAGCCGATCGTTCAGATTGGCCGTGCGCTCGCTTGCCCCCAAGGACAGCAGCGCCAGACATGCACCGGCAAGGACCGACAACTTGGGTCCATTCAGCGAACCAGCCATCAGCATTCTCCCAACTTCGCCGTCTTTTATGATCCAGAGTGGCTCAAGTTCCCTCCGGTGCGGCTGCAATCGTTTTACTATGCAAATTTATTCGGTCTTTAGGAAGAAACCGCCATTTCTCGGGGGTTGAGCACCGACCAGCCGGTCGCGACGGCGAGCTGCTGGAGGGCAAGCGCGCCCAGTTGCGAATTGCCGCGATCGTTGAGGCCGGGGGACCAGACCGCGAGCGAAGCGATTCCCGGCACCACCGCCAAAATGCCGCCGCCGACCCCCGACTTGCCGGGCATGCCGACGCGGAAGGAGAATTCGCCCGATCCGTCATAATGGCCGCACATCATCATCAGCGCGTTGATCCGCCGCGCGCGGAGCGCGGAGACGACATTGTGCCCGGTATCGGGATGCGCCCCGCCCGCCATCAGATACCGCCCCGCCATCGCCAGTTGCCGGCAAGTCATCGAAAGCGCGCACTGGTTGAAATAGACCTGCAGCACGTCTTCGGCGGCGTGATCGAGATTGCCGAAGGCGCGCATATAATTGGCGAGCGCCATGTTGCGGAAGCCGGTCTCCTTCTCCCCCTTCGCGACATCCTCGTCGATGCGGATGCTCTCGTCGCTCGCCAGATGCCGGGTGAAGCGCAATATCTCGCCGATCGCCTCGGTCGGGCGGCTGCCGCCCAGGATCACGTCGCTGACCACGATCGCGCCCGCATTGATGAACGGGTTGCGCGGAATGCCATGCTCGGCCTCCAACTGCACGATCGAGTTGAAGGCGGAGCCCGAAGGCTCATGCCCCACGCGCCGCCACAGCTGATCGCCGACCTTGCCCAGCGCGATCGTCAGCGCGAACACCTTCGATATCGACTGGATCGAGAAAGGCACGTCGGCGTCGCCCGCGACGTGCATGCTGCCGTCCGCCAGCACCACGGCGATGCCGAAGTGGCGCGGATCGACCCCGGCCAGGCCCGGAATATAGTCGGCGACTTTGCCGCGATCCTCCTCGCGCGCCATGTCGGCGGCGATTTCGCCAAGGATCGCGTCGAGATCGAGCCCCCCCGTCATTCCCTAATCCCCCCTGTGCGTCGCGTGCCCCGTCTCCACCAGATCGACGAACCGACGCGCGGCCGTCGACAGATTCCTGCGCCGCACCAGCCACAGGCTGCTCAACACCTGCTGGCCGGCCAGTTCGCGGAATATGATATTGTCGGGATGCAGCGCCGCAAGCGAGCGCGTAATGACCGTAATGCCCATCCCCACCGCGACGAGGCCCAGCAGGGTCGTCAGGCCCGCGGCCTCCTGCACGACGCGCGGGGTGAAGCCGGCCTTGGCGCACAGTTCGTCGAGATGCTCGTTGAAGCCCGCGCCATGATCCGATCCGTAGAGGACGAAGGCTTCGTCGCGCAGATCGGCGATCGATGGCGCGCGCCGCCGCGTCGCCAGCGGATGATCGCTGCGCATGGCGAGCATCAGCGGCTCGTCGAACAAGGGCGTCGCGACCATCATCGGGGTGATCGGCGGCTCGCCGAGCCCGCGGATGAAGCCGACGTCGAGCCGTTCCTCGCGCAGCCGCTCCAGCTGCTCGCCGCGCGGCATTTCGGCCAGGTTGAGCCGCACGGCGGGGAAGGCTTCGCGGAACGACGACAGCGCGTTCGCCACGACCGCGTTGAACGGGACGGAGGCCGAGAAGCCCACCGACAATTCGCCCAGTTCGCCGCGTTGCGCGCGCCGGGCTACGTCGATCGCATGATCCGCCTGATCCAGCACGCGGCGCGCCTCGGTCAGGAACAGGGTTCCCGCTTCGGTCAGCGTCACGCGCCGGCTGGTCCGTTCGAACAAGGCGACGCCCAGTTCGTCCTCCAGCGCGCGGATCTGCTGGCTCAGCGGCGGCTGCGATATGCCCAGGCGTGTTGCGGCGCGGCCGAAATGCAGCTCCTCGGCGACGCCTACGAAATAGCGGAGATGGCGTAATTCCATTTGCGATTGATATGGATCATGTATCGATCAAGGTGCAATCGATATTAGACGCCCCAGCGTCTATGATGCAGTGCGGAAATAATTCATCGTCCGCGACTGGGGGGAAGCGGAGAAGTCCGGGGTTCGCGCCGCTTCTCATGGTTGCTGTTCAATGACCGCCATCGTCCGGATCGCGCTTACGCGACCGCTGACGTTCATCGTGATGGCGCTGCTGATCCTGATCGGCGGCACGATTTCGGCGTTGCGCACGCCGGTGGACATCTTTCCCGAAATCAAGATTCCCGTCGTCGCGGTGGTGTGGGGCTATGCCGGCCTGCCGCCGTCGGAGATGGAAGGCCGCATCATCGGCAATCACGAACGCGTGCTGACGACGACGGTCAACGATATCGAACATATCGAAAGCCAGTCGATGCAGGGCATCGGCGTGATCAAGATCTTCTTCCAGCCGGGCGCCGACATCCGCACCGCGACCGCGCAGGTCACGTCGGTGTCGCAGACGGTGCTTCGCAACATGCCGCCGGGCGTCAATCCGCCGCTGGTGCTGAACTATAACGCGTCGACCGTGCCGATCCTGCAGCTGGCCTTGTCGGGGCAGGGGCTGACCGAACAGCAATTGTTCGATCTGGGCCAGAACCAGATCCGGCCGCAGCTGGTGACGATCCCCGGCGCCGCTATGCCCTTCCCGTCGGGCGGACGGCAGCGTCAGATCCAGATCGATATCGATCCGGTCGCGCTGCAGACCAACGGCCTGTCGGCGCAGGACGTCGCCAATGCCGTCGCCGCGCAGAACCAGATCAATCCGGCCGGCTTCGCGAAGATCGGCATCTTCCAGTACAGCATCCGTCTGAACAACGCGCCGTCCTCGATCGAGGAACTCAACAACCTGCCGATCAAGGTGGTGAACGGCGCGACGATCTACATGCGCGACGTCGCCCACGTCCGTGACGGCAGCGCACCGCAGACCAACGTCGTCCATGTCGACGGGCATCGCTCCGCGCTGCTGACCGTGCTGAAGAATGGCGCGACCTCGACGATCGCGATCGTTCAGGGGGTGAAGGACAAGATCCCCGAACTGATGGCGGGCCTGCCGCCGACGCTCAAGGTGCTGCCGATCGGCGATCAGTCGCTGTTCGTGAAGGCGGCATTGGAGGGCGTGGTGAAGGAAGGCGCGATCGCGGCCGCGCTCACCTCGTTGATGATCCTGCTGTTCCTGGGTTCGTGGCGGTCGACCGTGATCATCGCGATCTCGATCCCGCTGGCGGTGCTGGCGGCGATCGCGGCGCTGGCGATGTTCGGGCAGACTCTGAACGTGATGACGCTGGGCGGCCTCGCGCTCGCGGTCGGCATCCTCGTCGACGACGCGACGGTGACGATCGAAAACATCAACTGGCATCTCGAACAGGGCAAGGGCGTCGTGCCCGCGATCCTCGACGGCGCGGCGCAGATCGTGACGCCGGCCTTCGTGTCGCTGCTGTGCATCTGCATCGTGTTCGTGCCGATGTTCGCGCTGCCGGGGGTCGCGGGCTTCCTGTTCGTGCCGATGGCGCTGTCGGTGGTGTTCGCGATGATCGCATCGTTCATCCTGTCGCGCACCCTGGTGCCGACGATGGCGATGTATCTGCTCAAGCCACACGACACGCACGGCCACAGCCATGAGGCGGGGTCGCCCACGTCGACCAACCCGCTGGTCCGTTTCCAGCGCGAGTTCGAGGCGCGCTTCGAAAAGGTCCGCGCGGGCTATGGCGATCTGCTCGGCCGTGCGCTGGGCGCGCGCAAGCCGTTCATCATCGGCTTCCTGGCCGTGGTGTTGATCAGCTTCGTGCTGGTGCCGTTCCTGGGCCGCAACTTCTTCCCGACGGTCGATTCCGGGCAGATGATGCTCCACGTCCGCGCGCCGATCGGTTCGCGTATCGAAAATACCTCGGCCGAGTTCGATCGGATCCAGCGTTTCATCCGCCGCACCCTGCCGGCGGGCGAGATCGAGACGATCATCGACAATATCGGCCTGCCGGTCAGCGGCATCAACGTCGTCTATAACAATTCGGGCACGGTCGGCCCGCAGGACGGCGACATCCTGATCTCCCTGAAGGAAGGCCATGCACCGACCGAGGAGCATATGGCGACTCTGCGCCGTGAACTGCCTAAGGCATTCCCGGCCTTCACCTTCTCCTTCCTGCCCGCCGATATCACCAGCCAGATCCTGAACTTCGGTTCGCCGGCGCCGATCGATATCCAGGTGTCGGGCCGCAACATCGCGGCGAACCGCGCTTATGCGACGAAGATCCTGAAGGGCATTCGCGGCATTCCGGGCGTCGCCGATGCGCGCATCCAGCAATCGGCGCGCTATCCGCAGCTCGATGTCGACGTGAACCGTTCGCGCATCGGCCAGTTCGGCCTCACCGAGCGGGACGTGACCAACAGCGTCGCGACCACGCTGGCCGGAACGTTGCAGACCGCGCCGGTCTTCTATCTGAACCCGCAGAACGGCATCACCTATCCGGTCGTCGGCCAGACGCCCGAATATCAGATCGATTCGGTCGCCAGCCTTTCGAACATCCCGGTCGCCGGTCCCGCGGGCACGGGCGGGCAGCAGGTTCTGGGCGGCATTGCGGACATCAAGCGGTCGAGCACCGCCGCCGTCGCCAGCCACTATAATATCCAGCCCGTGATCGACATCTACGCCGCCCCCGCGGGCCGCGATCTGGGCGCGGTGTCCAGCGACATCGCCAGGGTCATCAAGCGGCTGGAAAAGGATAAGCCGGCGGGCATCACCGTCACGATGCGTGGACAGTATCAGACGATGAACGCGGCCTTCTCCGGCCTTGGCTACGGCCTGCTCGGCGCGATCGTGCTGATCTATCTGCTGATCGTCGTGAACTTCCAGAGCTGGCTCGATCCGTTCGTGATCATCACGGCCCTTCCCGCCGCGCTGGCCGGGATCGTGTGGATGCTGTTCAGCACGGGCACGACCCTGTCGGTCCCGGCGCTGACCGGCGCGATCATGTGCATGGGTGTCGCGACCGCCAACTCGATCCTGGTCGTCAGTTTCGCCCGCGAACGGCTCGCCGAACTGGGCGACGCGACCAAGGCCGCGCTGGAGGCGGGCATGGTCCGCTTCCGCCCGGTGTTGATGACCGCGCTCGCGATGATCATCGGCATGGCGCCGATGGCCTTCGGTCTGGGCGAGGGTGGTGAGCAGAACGCCCCGCTCGGCCGCGCCGTGATCGGCGGGCTTGCCTTCGCCACCATTGCCACGCTTCTCTTCGTCCCCGTCGTCTTCGCGGTCGTTCATTCGCGCCGCGCGTCCAAGCCTTCCGAACCGGAACTCGCCCATGCCTGACCTCAGCGATCGCAATCTCCGCCGTTACGGCATCGGCGCCGGCGTCGTCGCCCTCGCGATCGTCGCGGTCGGCATCGGCACCCGCGTGATGGCCGATCGCGAACTGGCCGATGTCGCCGCCGATAACGACATCCAGTCGGTCAGCGTGATCAAGCCGACGCGCGGCGCCGAAAGCGACGGCCTGGTCCTGCCGGGCAATGTGCAGGCGTTCAACAGCGCCGCGCTCTATGCGCGCAGCAACGGCTTCATGCGCCGCTGGCTCGCCGATATCGGCGACAATGTGTCGGCGGGGCAGACGCTGGCGATCATCGACGCGCCCGACGTCGATCAGCAGCTTGCCGCCGCTCAGGCCGATTATCAGACCGCCGCCGCCAATCAGTCGCTCGCGCAGACCACGGCGAAGCGTTGGGAAATGATGCTCGCCAAGGATGCGGTGTCGAAGCAGGAAACCGACGAAAAGCGCGGCGATCTTGCGGCCAAGACCGCGCTCGCCAACGCGCAGGCCGCCAATGTGAAGCGGCTGCGCGCGCTGCAGGGCTTCACCCGCATCACCGCGCCGTTCGACGGCGTCGTCACGCAGCGCAATGCCCAGATCGGTGCGCTGATCGTTGCGGGCAATGCCGCCGCCCAGCCGATCTACACCGTCGCCGACGTCCATCGCATGCGTATCTACGTCCGCGTGCCGCAGGGCTATTCGGGCCAGATCCGTCAGGGCCTCCATGCGAAGCTGACGGTCCCTGAATATCCGGGGCGCACCTTCGATGCGGTGCTGACGCGCACGGCGGGCGCGGTCGATCCGACATCGGGCACCGTGCTGGTCGAACTGCAGGTCGCAAACGGCGATCGCGCGCTCAAGCCGGGCTCCTTCTCGCAGGTCGCCTTCCCGGTCCACAATGCGGGCACGATCAGCCTGCCGGCCAGCGCGCTGATGGTGCGCGACGACGGCACCAGCGTCGCGATCGTCGGTGCGGACGGCAAGGCGCGCGTCCTGCCCGTCACGATCGCGCGCGACAATGGCGCGACCGTCGATATCGCAACCGGCCTGAAGGGCACCGAGCGGGTGATAGACAGCCCGCCCGACTCGATCGAAAATGGCGATGCGGTCCGTGCGGTCGCGGCGCCTCCG
Protein-coding sequences here:
- a CDS encoding efflux RND transporter periplasmic adaptor subunit; translated protein: MPDLSDRNLRRYGIGAGVVALAIVAVGIGTRVMADRELADVAADNDIQSVSVIKPTRGAESDGLVLPGNVQAFNSAALYARSNGFMRRWLADIGDNVSAGQTLAIIDAPDVDQQLAAAQADYQTAAANQSLAQTTAKRWEMMLAKDAVSKQETDEKRGDLAAKTALANAQAANVKRLRALQGFTRITAPFDGVVTQRNAQIGALIVAGNAAAQPIYTVADVHRMRIYVRVPQGYSGQIRQGLHAKLTVPEYPGRTFDAVLTRTAGAVDPTSGTVLVELQVANGDRALKPGSFSQVAFPVHNAGTISLPASALMVRDDGTSVAIVGADGKARVLPVTIARDNGATVDIATGLKGTERVIDSPPDSIENGDAVRAVAAPPPAPAKG
- a CDS encoding efflux transporter outer membrane subunit, whose product is MRKFVGGAALAALLLAGCAPRGINPALKPIGAPEVGLSGGVTGVPVAVDWWKALGDPQLDRIMADALSGSPTLAGAMARMRIAQAGIETARAGTLPSVTASAQEQRTRLPENYIIPPPFGGSTQWVGNAAANVSWSLDFFGKQKAALDEAKASADAAALDAAAARLALSASVAQTYVELARAEQQIKVAADFVTARQRSVTLIQSRIRNQLASNFEARTADTLLAQARQAELRAQAQRETMVHALAALAGRGADYYDTIGTTTLAFDRAVPLPTALPADLLGRRPDLLAGQARIAAASAGRDVAKKAFYPNINLLGSFGFQALGLGNLTEWGSRTYGAGPSLSLPIFEGGRLKADYKRATGQVDVAIAEYNDSVVRAVRDTADAIALVRANQGDAAEQANVLAGLQDVVRLDRTRVETGLASQLDVLESDTRLLAARQAQIDLAANGAIRRIQLVAAIGGDFTPAPALAVANQTPPEAQP
- a CDS encoding efflux RND transporter periplasmic adaptor subunit, coding for MTDNSSSRPDPVDDASVPGATPPAAPPVDETEGKSNTRKRAFLILGVVVLLGLIAWGVHAIFFAGDVQETDDAYVAGDIVAITSREPATVLAIHADNTEGVKAGDPLIDLDPAQSDVSLAQAGAELARAVRSVRSNFSAVDEGKAAVAQAQAELAKARNDLGRRQRAAADGAVSGEEVAHARDAVTTANAALQLAQSRLAQARTSVQGASVETNPAVLAAIARYRTAAISRGHMHLTAPVDGVIAQRSVQLGQQVAPGTPLMAVVPLDKVWIDANFRETQLRNIRIGQPATVTADVYGDDAVYHGHVIGLGAGTGNAFALLPPQNASGNWIKIVQRLPVRIALNPKELREHPLRIGMSVMAEVDVTDRSGPLLAQPASGGFQSKQSDALGAGVEADIQRIIAANRGTGR
- a CDS encoding LysR substrate-binding domain-containing protein, translating into MELRHLRYFVGVAEELHFGRAATRLGISQPPLSQQIRALEDELGVALFERTSRRVTLTEAGTLFLTEARRVLDQADHAIDVARRAQRGELGELSVGFSASVPFNAVVANALSSFREAFPAVRLNLAEMPRGEQLERLREERLDVGFIRGLGEPPITPMMVATPLFDEPLMLAMRSDHPLATRRRAPSIADLRDEAFVLYGSDHGAGFNEHLDELCAKAGFTPRVVQEAAGLTTLLGLVAVGMGITVITRSLAALHPDNIIFRELAGQQVLSSLWLVRRRNLSTAARRFVDLVETGHATHRGD
- a CDS encoding glutaminase, which gives rise to MTGGLDLDAILGEIAADMAREEDRGKVADYIPGLAGVDPRHFGIAVVLADGSMHVAGDADVPFSIQSISKVFALTIALGKVGDQLWRRVGHEPSGSAFNSIVQLEAEHGIPRNPFINAGAIVVSDVILGGSRPTEAIGEILRFTRHLASDESIRIDEDVAKGEKETGFRNMALANYMRAFGNLDHAAEDVLQVYFNQCALSMTCRQLAMAGRYLMAGGAHPDTGHNVVSALRARRINALMMMCGHYDGSGEFSFRVGMPGKSGVGGGILAVVPGIASLAVWSPGLNDRGNSQLGALALQQLAVATGWSVLNPREMAVSS
- a CDS encoding CAP domain-containing protein; the encoded protein is MAGSLNGPKLSVLAGACLALLSLGASERTANLNDRLLAAHNRVRAQVGVPPLEWDDRLAGEAGLWGRHLSRIGRLVHSRDSSLNPQGENLWAGTRGYYTPEMMVGLWAAERRYYRPGIFPVNSRTGRLDDVGHYTQLIWRSTKRVGCALTRGKHDEFLVCRYLEGGNVIGESPV
- a CDS encoding MarR family winged helix-turn-helix transcriptional regulator, whose product is MRDPFYSKADFVPERSIGYLVHRLKKLGTARAEAMFADQDINLSQWIAMFHIRHRLAITAGEISKCLGHNSGAVTRMLDQLDERGLIVRIRDKADRRVVNLETTEAGQEMLDRLTPIMMDLWNDHLSIFTRDEAETLISLLHRLLGTLDDEDNKA
- a CDS encoding efflux RND transporter permease subunit, with translation MTAIVRIALTRPLTFIVMALLILIGGTISALRTPVDIFPEIKIPVVAVVWGYAGLPPSEMEGRIIGNHERVLTTTVNDIEHIESQSMQGIGVIKIFFQPGADIRTATAQVTSVSQTVLRNMPPGVNPPLVLNYNASTVPILQLALSGQGLTEQQLFDLGQNQIRPQLVTIPGAAMPFPSGGRQRQIQIDIDPVALQTNGLSAQDVANAVAAQNQINPAGFAKIGIFQYSIRLNNAPSSIEELNNLPIKVVNGATIYMRDVAHVRDGSAPQTNVVHVDGHRSALLTVLKNGATSTIAIVQGVKDKIPELMAGLPPTLKVLPIGDQSLFVKAALEGVVKEGAIAAALTSLMILLFLGSWRSTVIIAISIPLAVLAAIAALAMFGQTLNVMTLGGLALAVGILVDDATVTIENINWHLEQGKGVVPAILDGAAQIVTPAFVSLLCICIVFVPMFALPGVAGFLFVPMALSVVFAMIASFILSRTLVPTMAMYLLKPHDTHGHSHEAGSPTSTNPLVRFQREFEARFEKVRAGYGDLLGRALGARKPFIIGFLAVVLISFVLVPFLGRNFFPTVDSGQMMLHVRAPIGSRIENTSAEFDRIQRFIRRTLPAGEIETIIDNIGLPVSGINVVYNNSGTVGPQDGDILISLKEGHAPTEEHMATLRRELPKAFPAFTFSFLPADITSQILNFGSPAPIDIQVSGRNIAANRAYATKILKGIRGIPGVADARIQQSARYPQLDVDVNRSRIGQFGLTERDVTNSVATTLAGTLQTAPVFYLNPQNGITYPVVGQTPEYQIDSVASLSNIPVAGPAGTGGQQVLGGIADIKRSSTAAVASHYNIQPVIDIYAAPAGRDLGAVSSDIARVIKRLEKDKPAGITVTMRGQYQTMNAAFSGLGYGLLGAIVLIYLLIVVNFQSWLDPFVIITALPAALAGIVWMLFSTGTTLSVPALTGAIMCMGVATANSILVVSFARERLAELGDATKAALEAGMVRFRPVLMTALAMIIGMAPMAFGLGEGGEQNAPLGRAVIGGLAFATIATLLFVPVVFAVVHSRRASKPSEPELAHA